One window from the genome of Phycisphaerales bacterium encodes:
- a CDS encoding VWA domain-containing protein, translating to MIIAFLEWQSATMLWALAGVALPIVAHLLSRRGSRPISLPTARFLALAQAQRGRRLRWSQWLLLMLRIAMIALLAIAFARPGWRSGARHSGEGGRREFVIVIDASASMSRASGAESPLRQAADRARALIGSCDAARDRVGLVVAGVTNEAVLPRLTGNFAALDAALDKLQPTVGSADLAQAVQLAAGLPGPLERAGQSTPRPVRRIILFTDAQASQINDLAAFEAGPGGELIVEPFAADDAATNIAIESLSIAPARPTRGQACLVQAQIVNYGPRAATVTVECAIDGAGSPTPAALATIEPGGAATVSFPFTPAEQGAVSVRLSLPPDALEADNAIEATVAVQSSRRVLIVGGEPAPLDVATYLQAALRPDDQSPYVVSRTDASSTGPDAIDWGEMDAVIICEAGDVLLDWLMSVDRFAREGRGLWWIVDSANSAAATDAFASMQGDEPALPLVIDSLRPQPHSVQWSSADALHEALASFDGPALSSIVGVRHEQVSRAAAAPGAAVLIRDGQGLPVVAVGRLGRGRALVLNGSLSRDSSELTRLPVFPALVHEWMAWLTGGEGAIEALHPGANLLVELPPEREGASIRIEPDVRHELFTDDTGRFIRFERLDRVGQVRVLDEAGGRWLAGAAVVINPRESDLAAADEATIASLERRIDPDRSAPDADRGAGDAFADATRRTEFWPWLLLLVVFSALVESGTVWFASRREAAA from the coding sequence ATGATCATCGCATTTCTCGAATGGCAAAGCGCGACGATGCTCTGGGCTCTGGCGGGCGTCGCGCTGCCGATTGTCGCGCATCTGCTCAGCCGGCGCGGCTCGCGGCCCATCTCTCTGCCCACCGCCCGATTCCTCGCGCTCGCCCAGGCGCAGCGCGGCCGGCGGCTGCGCTGGTCGCAGTGGCTGCTGCTCATGCTCCGCATCGCCATGATCGCGCTGCTCGCGATCGCGTTTGCGCGGCCGGGCTGGCGGAGCGGCGCGCGGCACAGTGGCGAAGGCGGGCGCCGCGAATTCGTGATCGTCATCGACGCGTCCGCCTCAATGAGCCGGGCATCAGGAGCCGAATCGCCGCTGCGCCAGGCCGCCGACCGCGCCCGGGCGCTGATTGGTTCTTGCGATGCAGCGCGCGATCGCGTGGGCCTGGTCGTCGCCGGCGTGACGAACGAGGCGGTCCTGCCGCGCCTCACGGGCAACTTCGCGGCGCTCGATGCGGCTCTCGATAAACTCCAGCCGACGGTGGGCTCAGCCGACCTGGCCCAGGCCGTGCAACTCGCGGCGGGCCTGCCCGGGCCGCTTGAGCGCGCGGGCCAATCAACCCCGCGCCCCGTGCGCCGCATCATCCTGTTCACCGATGCGCAGGCGTCGCAGATCAATGACCTCGCCGCATTTGAAGCCGGCCCAGGCGGCGAACTCATCGTCGAGCCGTTCGCTGCCGATGACGCCGCCACCAACATCGCCATTGAATCACTCTCGATTGCGCCGGCGCGTCCGACGCGCGGCCAAGCCTGCCTCGTGCAGGCGCAGATCGTCAACTACGGGCCGCGCGCGGCCACCGTGACCGTCGAGTGCGCGATCGACGGCGCCGGCTCGCCGACGCCGGCCGCGCTTGCGACCATCGAACCCGGCGGCGCGGCGACGGTTTCATTTCCCTTCACGCCGGCCGAGCAGGGCGCGGTCAGCGTGCGCCTCTCGCTCCCGCCTGATGCACTGGAGGCGGACAACGCGATTGAAGCCACGGTTGCCGTGCAAAGCAGCCGGCGCGTGCTCATCGTGGGCGGCGAGCCGGCACCGCTCGATGTCGCGACCTATCTCCAAGCGGCTCTGCGCCCGGACGATCAGTCGCCGTACGTGGTGAGCCGTACAGACGCGTCAAGCACCGGGCCAGACGCGATCGACTGGGGCGAGATGGATGCGGTCATCATCTGTGAAGCGGGCGATGTCTTGCTCGACTGGCTCATGAGTGTGGATCGCTTCGCGCGCGAGGGCCGGGGTCTTTGGTGGATCGTTGATTCGGCCAATTCGGCTGCGGCAACCGACGCCTTCGCCTCCATGCAAGGCGATGAGCCGGCGCTGCCACTGGTGATTGACTCCCTCCGGCCTCAGCCGCACAGCGTGCAGTGGAGCAGCGCCGATGCGCTCCACGAGGCGCTTGCTTCGTTCGACGGTCCGGCGCTGAGTTCGATCGTTGGAGTGCGGCACGAACAGGTCTCCCGCGCCGCCGCGGCACCCGGGGCTGCCGTGCTCATTCGCGATGGACAGGGCCTGCCCGTCGTCGCCGTGGGGCGCCTCGGTCGCGGCCGGGCGCTGGTGCTCAACGGTTCGCTGTCGCGCGATTCGAGCGAACTCACCCGCCTGCCCGTCTTTCCCGCGCTGGTGCACGAGTGGATGGCCTGGCTCACCGGCGGGGAAGGGGCGATCGAAGCGCTGCACCCCGGCGCGAACCTGCTCGTCGAACTCCCGCCGGAGCGCGAGGGCGCGTCCATCCGCATCGAGCCTGATGTGCGGCACGAGCTGTTCACCGATGACACGGGGCGATTCATCCGTTTCGAGCGGCTCGACCGGGTCGGCCAGGTGCGCGTACTCGACGAGGCAGGCGGCCGCTGGCTCGCGGGTGCTGCGGTGGTGATCAATCCGCGCGAGTCGGACCTGGCCGCCGCCGACGAGGCGACGATTGCCTCGCTCGAGCGGCGCATTGATCCCGACCGGAGCGCCCCCGACGCCGATCGTGGTGCCGGAGATGCATTCGCGGATGCCACGCGACGCACGGAGTTCTGGCCCTGGCTGCTGTTGCTCGTCGTATTCAGCGCGCTGGTCGAGAGCGGCACGGTCTGGTTTGCCTCCCGGCGGGAGGCGGCGGCGTGA
- a CDS encoding polyprenyl synthetase family protein, which produces MSAPAPPAIHASIVASIDAYLARVVAQLDAPANLAQAMSYALLQGGKRLRPALVLLSCEAVGGRQEQALPAAAAIEMIHAFSLVHDDLPAMDDDDLRRGQPTCHIKFGEAMAILAGDALATLPYLHIARSVADAEVRCRLIDELSAATMAMIAGQTLDTLGGFPEDLTSIQRLESVHHAKTGALIRGACRLGAISGGATADQLHALSTYGESIGLLFQVVDDILDVTQSAEHLGKRANKDEAAGKLTYPSILGLEESQQLAERLCRQGIESVQPFGDAGQTLIELCQYMGVRTK; this is translated from the coding sequence ATGTCCGCCCCGGCCCCGCCCGCCATCCACGCATCGATCGTCGCATCCATCGATGCGTACCTGGCGCGGGTGGTCGCCCAGCTCGATGCTCCGGCAAATCTTGCGCAGGCGATGTCCTACGCCCTGCTCCAGGGCGGCAAGCGGCTGCGGCCGGCGCTCGTACTGCTCAGCTGCGAGGCCGTCGGCGGCCGCCAGGAGCAGGCCCTGCCCGCGGCCGCGGCGATCGAGATGATCCACGCCTTCAGCCTCGTGCACGACGACCTGCCCGCCATGGATGATGACGACCTGCGGCGGGGCCAGCCGACCTGCCATATCAAGTTCGGCGAGGCGATGGCCATCCTGGCCGGCGATGCCCTGGCCACGCTGCCCTACCTGCACATCGCGCGGAGCGTCGCCGATGCCGAGGTCCGCTGCCGGTTGATTGATGAACTCTCGGCCGCGACGATGGCGATGATCGCCGGGCAGACGCTCGACACGCTCGGCGGTTTCCCGGAGGATCTGACGTCGATCCAGCGCCTCGAATCGGTCCACCACGCCAAGACGGGGGCCCTCATCCGCGGCGCGTGCCGCCTCGGCGCCATCTCCGGCGGCGCAACCGCAGACCAGTTGCACGCACTGAGCACGTACGGCGAGTCGATCGGCCTGCTCTTCCAGGTCGTCGATGACATTCTCGACGTAACCCAGTCCGCCGAACACCTCGGCAAGCGGGCCAACAAGGACGAGGCGGCGGGCAAACTGACCTACCCGTCGATCCTCGGCCTCGAAGAGTCGCAGCAACTCGCCGAGCGCCTGTGCCGGCAGGGCATCGAGTCCGTGCAACCATTCGGCGATGCCGGCCAGACCCTCATCGAACTCTGCCAGTACATGGGGGTGCGGACGAAATAA
- a CDS encoding VWA domain-containing protein, translating to MMHIAAVSSVTFAPVVHPVFIALLIAGAVLLSIRAGRTSERIIWPPQRARLHAAGCGALRLLALLGMAAVLLNPVRAERGPGALRKPGVLLMVDTSSSMCVTDERDGGQAVSRIDRLRRHWLDPVFLERAAQHAHVRLVAFDSGSRALGASGAAEVTASGSETQLVHEAISAIEQADEAIGSMVLLTDGRDTTGAAASTLASAARRRGITISSVPVGTSAQQPDLNVRLSADRAFVHDGQSVTLRGEINQVGLSGQHVTAILERNGQVIDSAAIVLGDSPARLSFDVTPVGPEQVQGEGEDAAMVSLCEFRLRIEPLPAESRTDNNANYAFVQVTRQHIRVVLFENEPYWDTKYLIAALRSAAEIDLTTVIGIGRREEMTRYVSETAGPSPDEPAEAPLVAPIVPEHLSRYDVVILGRGIERWFPGEKAEMLVEYVAEHGGSLVLARGRPFGGDSPAGVAAEAALDPIVPVQWGEEVVSAGRLRTSRTMAAGDPLSFEGLGNTDLILSQMPGMIAQTRIDRERAASIIWARTDARDEQGVLPAAVATQQVGHGRVLAVLVDGLWKWALLPPESADLDPVFPLFWTRAVRWLAGGGELLPGQSVGLSLSRLNVQPGQSVEITVQTRYVDAAALDPAITVIGPDGSSQTLEPAASNDAATRLTALLRPEQEGLYTVRLDCPGMQPETLTSRFIVHDPSRERLDLSADHAPLIALAEATGGHVYDAERPQTVLDDLRAEAVAAEVEPVTEPIWDRAWLLTLLLSLLGIEWLWRRATGQL from the coding sequence GTGATGCATATCGCCGCAGTATCTTCCGTCACGTTCGCTCCGGTTGTGCATCCGGTGTTCATCGCGCTGCTCATCGCCGGCGCTGTATTGCTGTCGATCCGCGCGGGGCGCACGAGCGAGCGCATCATCTGGCCGCCTCAGCGCGCCCGGCTTCACGCCGCCGGCTGCGGTGCGCTGCGCCTGCTCGCTCTGCTCGGCATGGCCGCGGTGCTCCTCAACCCGGTTCGCGCCGAGCGCGGCCCAGGCGCGCTGCGCAAGCCGGGCGTGCTGCTCATGGTGGACACGTCATCGAGCATGTGCGTCACCGATGAACGCGACGGCGGCCAGGCGGTGTCGCGAATCGATCGCCTCCGCCGCCACTGGCTCGATCCGGTGTTTCTCGAGCGCGCAGCGCAGCACGCGCACGTGCGGCTCGTGGCGTTTGACTCCGGCTCGCGCGCGCTTGGCGCCTCCGGGGCAGCCGAAGTAACCGCGAGCGGCAGTGAGACGCAACTCGTGCACGAAGCGATCAGCGCCATCGAGCAGGCGGATGAGGCGATCGGCTCAATGGTGCTGCTCACCGACGGCCGCGACACGACCGGCGCCGCCGCTTCCACGCTCGCGTCGGCAGCGCGGCGGCGCGGCATCACCATCTCGAGCGTGCCCGTCGGCACCTCGGCCCAGCAGCCTGATCTCAACGTGCGCCTTTCTGCTGATCGCGCTTTCGTTCACGACGGCCAGTCCGTCACGCTGCGCGGCGAAATCAACCAGGTCGGCCTCAGCGGTCAGCACGTCACGGCCATCCTCGAACGCAACGGGCAGGTCATCGACAGCGCCGCAATCGTGCTCGGCGATTCCCCCGCCCGGCTCAGCTTTGACGTTACGCCGGTCGGGCCCGAGCAGGTTCAGGGCGAGGGTGAAGACGCGGCGATGGTTTCGCTGTGCGAGTTTCGCCTGCGCATCGAGCCGCTGCCCGCCGAGAGCCGCACGGACAACAACGCGAATTACGCCTTTGTGCAGGTGACGCGTCAGCACATTCGCGTGGTGCTGTTTGAGAATGAGCCGTACTGGGATACGAAGTATCTCATCGCCGCGCTGCGCAGCGCCGCCGAGATCGACCTGACGACCGTCATCGGCATCGGCCGGCGCGAGGAGATGACGCGTTACGTCAGCGAGACCGCGGGGCCGTCGCCGGACGAACCGGCTGAAGCGCCGCTTGTGGCGCCGATCGTGCCCGAGCATCTGAGCCGCTACGACGTGGTGATTCTCGGTCGCGGCATCGAACGCTGGTTCCCTGGTGAGAAGGCGGAGATGCTCGTGGAGTACGTGGCCGAGCACGGCGGCAGCCTGGTGCTCGCGCGCGGCCGGCCGTTCGGCGGTGATTCGCCGGCGGGCGTCGCGGCCGAGGCGGCGCTCGATCCCATCGTGCCTGTGCAGTGGGGCGAGGAGGTTGTCAGCGCCGGCCGCCTCCGCACGAGCCGCACGATGGCCGCGGGCGATCCGCTCAGCTTCGAAGGCCTGGGCAACACCGATCTCATCCTCTCGCAGATGCCCGGCATGATCGCGCAGACGCGCATCGACCGCGAGAGGGCCGCGTCGATCATCTGGGCCCGCACGGATGCGCGCGATGAGCAGGGCGTCCTGCCCGCCGCGGTGGCCACCCAGCAGGTCGGCCACGGCCGGGTGCTGGCCGTACTCGTCGATGGCCTGTGGAAGTGGGCGCTGCTCCCGCCGGAGAGCGCCGATTTGGATCCCGTGTTTCCGCTCTTCTGGACGCGCGCGGTCCGCTGGCTCGCGGGAGGCGGTGAACTGCTGCCGGGCCAGTCGGTCGGCCTCTCGCTGAGCCGGTTGAATGTTCAGCCCGGCCAGAGCGTAGAGATCACCGTGCAGACGCGCTACGTGGATGCAGCCGCACTCGATCCGGCAATTACCGTCATCGGGCCCGACGGCTCATCGCAGACGCTCGAACCCGCCGCGAGCAACGACGCGGCCACGCGCCTGACCGCGCTGCTTCGGCCCGAACAGGAGGGCCTCTACACCGTCCGCCTCGACTGCCCCGGCATGCAGCCCGAGACGCTTACGAGCCGCTTCATCGTGCACGACCCGAGTCGCGAGCGGCTCGATCTCTCCGCCGACCACGCGCCGCTGATCGCACTGGCCGAGGCGACGGGCGGGCACGTGTATGACGCGGAACGGCCGCAGACGGTGCTGGATGATCTGCGGGCCGAAGCGGTCGCCGCGGAAGTCGAGCCCGTCACCGAGCCGATCTGGGACCGCGCCTGGCTGCTGACGCTGCTCCTGTCGCTGCTGGGAATCGAATGGCTCTGGCGCCGTGCGACGGGTCAGTTGTAA
- the lptD gene encoding LPS assembly protein LptD encodes MGVMQRSNLVRRVMIALAAASSGLALPAIAAAGGVRPLSLRESQPIGPGLASRALALQGVGLAPVEGDATLSCLRATIWREGEVQRIYLDGWVNVSVGPYDFTAERGVVWINRQEYADGTNVSEIALYLENVSAVARPSGMSSEGDQLLITAAITGKVTLQSDEFNEDIDTVPPEILERGEARVLAQLASQEQTPPPGPQVKRIAPPEPPALIEQPKAVEPGGPPLDFFRPQVGIPPEATIAFRMDGRLEYHVSEDGSEGTITLRDNLVVQYLELSVRPPEREPRQLTLTADRAVIFTDPIAPEDLQTQQIDASAVRGIYLEGNVVATDGKYTMRGPRIYYEFSTNRAIVLDGVVHTYSQEARVPIYMRADEIRQSAHNEWQADHVRISTSEFYTPHVSIGAGHVTLEKRENPATRETENYIKVRNATLRAGDLPVFWLPGYKGRAEGTPLRRFTVGASGQNGATVKTEWDLLGIMGWETPFSNADASLLVDYYAERGPAVGLDAVYGTRDSHGRFFGYLIQDDGEDRLSSGAERDVEDETRGIATWSHFARLPDDWTFISEFSYISDPTFVDSFFDNEAEERREYRTRLFARQQRDNWAFEAFVNYDLNNLIANEDLLQSQGYLVEKVPELGYYRFADSLFDGRLVWTSEYQLSRMRLSFPDHTLREIGQGQAGFGMPPSTNLSAAALMAGYREDYVNRFTTGQEISYPFEVGIFRVVPFGVGRFTFYDDDFSEFSQRAEAQRYFGGGGVRVATQFSRINNTVESRLFDLHRIRHIIEPSLTFFSADSDAGVGDSPIYDVDVEGITTGTVMRVGMRNTWQTQRGGPGRWRSVDVFILDTDFVLSTSETQGDYSLPRYFDYRPELSHLGDHFAGDFMWLVSDQFALAGNMIYDLDRDSIARSAVGYRLDHSRDLYSYTDLRYAEVDDSNLLTTGLGYSLTSLYQFRGSVTFDLNRDDAQSTNLELIRKTPQMDIIFGFSYDQIREDTTISLSLSPRGSGGHRIGGALNPRDEIR; translated from the coding sequence GTGGGTGTGATGCAAAGGTCCAACCTGGTGCGGCGTGTGATGATTGCCCTCGCGGCCGCATCGTCGGGCCTGGCGCTCCCTGCCATCGCCGCAGCCGGCGGCGTGCGGCCACTTTCGCTCCGCGAATCTCAACCCATCGGCCCGGGCCTGGCGTCGCGGGCCCTGGCACTGCAGGGCGTCGGCCTGGCGCCCGTTGAGGGCGACGCAACGCTCTCGTGCCTGCGCGCCACCATCTGGCGCGAGGGCGAGGTGCAGCGGATCTACCTCGACGGCTGGGTGAACGTCAGCGTCGGCCCGTACGACTTTACTGCCGAGCGCGGCGTGGTTTGGATCAACCGCCAGGAATACGCCGACGGCACGAACGTCAGCGAGATCGCGCTCTACCTCGAGAACGTCAGCGCCGTCGCCCGGCCATCGGGCATGAGTTCCGAGGGCGATCAACTGCTCATCACCGCGGCGATCACGGGCAAGGTAACGCTCCAGAGCGATGAGTTCAACGAAGACATCGATACCGTGCCGCCCGAGATTCTCGAACGGGGCGAGGCGCGGGTGCTGGCGCAACTGGCCAGTCAGGAGCAGACGCCGCCGCCCGGGCCGCAGGTGAAGCGCATCGCGCCGCCCGAGCCGCCGGCGCTGATCGAGCAGCCCAAGGCAGTGGAGCCTGGCGGGCCCCCGCTGGACTTCTTCCGCCCGCAGGTGGGCATCCCGCCCGAGGCGACCATCGCGTTTCGGATGGACGGCAGGCTTGAGTATCACGTCAGCGAAGACGGGTCCGAAGGCACCATCACGCTGCGCGACAATCTCGTCGTGCAGTATCTTGAGTTGAGCGTCCGCCCGCCGGAGCGCGAGCCGCGCCAACTCACGCTGACGGCCGACCGGGCCGTGATCTTCACCGACCCGATCGCGCCCGAGGACCTGCAGACGCAGCAGATCGACGCGAGTGCCGTGCGCGGGATCTACCTCGAAGGCAACGTGGTGGCGACGGACGGCAAGTACACGATGCGCGGGCCGCGCATCTACTACGAGTTTTCGACGAACCGGGCGATCGTGCTCGATGGCGTGGTGCACACCTACAGCCAGGAAGCGCGGGTGCCGATCTACATGCGCGCCGATGAGATTCGCCAGTCGGCCCACAACGAGTGGCAGGCGGATCACGTGCGGATTTCCACCAGCGAGTTCTACACGCCGCACGTGTCGATCGGGGCCGGGCACGTCACGCTGGAGAAGCGCGAGAACCCGGCCACGCGCGAAACGGAGAACTACATCAAGGTGCGCAACGCGACGCTGCGCGCCGGTGACCTGCCGGTCTTCTGGCTGCCGGGCTACAAGGGGCGCGCCGAGGGCACGCCGCTGCGGCGCTTCACCGTCGGCGCCAGCGGGCAGAACGGCGCAACCGTCAAGACCGAGTGGGACCTCCTGGGCATCATGGGCTGGGAGACGCCGTTCAGCAACGCCGACGCCAGCCTGCTTGTGGATTACTACGCCGAACGCGGCCCGGCGGTCGGCCTCGACGCGGTGTATGGCACGCGCGACTCGCACGGCCGCTTCTTCGGGTATCTCATCCAGGACGACGGCGAAGACCGCCTTTCCTCCGGCGCCGAGCGCGATGTGGAAGATGAAACGCGCGGCATCGCCACGTGGTCGCACTTCGCCCGCCTGCCCGACGACTGGACCTTCATCAGCGAATTCTCCTACATCTCCGATCCAACCTTCGTCGATTCGTTCTTCGATAACGAAGCCGAGGAGCGGCGCGAATACCGGACGCGCCTCTTCGCCCGTCAGCAGCGCGACAACTGGGCGTTCGAAGCGTTTGTCAACTACGACCTCAACAACCTCATCGCGAACGAAGACCTGCTCCAGTCGCAGGGTTACCTCGTCGAAAAGGTGCCCGAACTGGGGTATTACCGCTTCGCCGACAGTCTCTTTGACGGGCGGCTGGTCTGGACGAGCGAGTATCAACTGAGCCGCATGCGGCTGAGTTTCCCCGATCACACGCTGCGCGAGATCGGCCAGGGCCAGGCGGGCTTCGGCATGCCGCCGTCCACGAATCTCTCGGCCGCGGCCCTCATGGCCGGCTACCGCGAGGACTACGTCAACCGCTTCACCACGGGGCAGGAGATTTCGTATCCGTTCGAGGTGGGCATCTTCCGCGTCGTGCCCTTTGGCGTGGGCCGCTTCACCTTCTACGACGACGACTTCAGCGAGTTCAGCCAACGGGCCGAAGCGCAGCGCTACTTCGGCGGCGGCGGCGTGCGCGTGGCCACGCAGTTCTCGCGCATCAACAACACCGTCGAAAGCCGGCTGTTTGACCTGCATCGCATCCGGCACATCATCGAGCCCAGCCTGACCTTCTTTTCAGCTGATTCCGACGCCGGCGTGGGCGACTCTCCGATCTACGACGTGGATGTCGAAGGCATCACCACCGGCACCGTCATGCGTGTGGGCATGCGCAACACCTGGCAGACGCAGCGCGGCGGCCCAGGGCGATGGCGCAGCGTCGACGTCTTCATCCTCGATACCGATTTCGTGCTCAGCACGTCTGAGACACAAGGTGACTATTCCCTGCCTCGCTACTTCGACTACCGCCCCGAACTGTCGCACCTGGGCGACCACTTTGCCGGCGACTTCATGTGGCTCGTGAGCGACCAGTTCGCCCTGGCGGGCAACATGATCTACGACCTCGACCGCGACTCGATCGCCCGCAGCGCTGTCGGCTACCGGCTCGATCATTCGCGCGACCTGTATTCCTACACCGATCTGCGCTACGCCGAGGTGGACGATTCGAACCTGCTCACGACCGGGCTGGGGTACTCACTCACTTCGCTGTACCAGTTCCGCGGCTCGGTCACGTTCGATCTCAATCGCGACGATGCGCAAAGCACGAACCTGGAACTGATCCGCAAGACGCCGCAGATGGACATCATCTTCGGATTCAGTTACGACCAGATCCGCGAAGATACGACCATCAGCCTGAGCCTCTCGCCGCGCGGCAGCGGCGGGCATCGCATCGGCGGCGCGCTCAATCCGCGCGATGAGATTCGCTGA
- a CDS encoding polysaccharide biosynthesis protein, whose amino-acid sequence MSGPCTQRCLLVGTAGAILQVTRQLALLDDAARPTVFGALLWREVDDAARQAIESQGVTILGLAHELERFVVPGEIDSVIISLPAAMSEAVAALRTSVRRLGVADRFFPTIEDQLAGVGPRSQFEINVADLIGRTPHRIDERAIGEVITGRVVLITGAGGSIGSELARRCAAFNPAQLVLMERSENALFEIDRQIARLAPNLSRRALLHDVTDASRTLALCREIAPQVIFHSAAHKHVPMMQDHPIEAIRNNFFGTVSIADAAADCGCERFVMISTDKAVNPTSIMGATKRLAELYVQHMNQQHCGTIFRMVRFGNVLASSGSVLPTWAEQIRQGGPVTVTHPEMTRYFMTIPEAASLVIQAAALEDRKGGEVLLLDMGEPISILELARRYVRAHGLEPRVEDASPGPGPSPQTPGHICIVFTGIRPGEKLFEELACDGESMLPTSHPGIHIWTMAPPAAEYVADLVCMLEGCCAGGDAAGAEATIRSLLPEMVQQPVIPATVRRRKAEAAAA is encoded by the coding sequence ATGTCCGGCCCTTGTACTCAACGTTGCCTGCTCGTCGGCACCGCCGGCGCCATCCTCCAGGTCACCCGGCAGTTGGCGCTGCTGGATGATGCGGCTCGGCCGACCGTTTTCGGCGCGCTGCTGTGGCGCGAAGTGGATGACGCAGCCCGGCAAGCCATCGAGTCCCAAGGCGTGACCATCCTCGGACTGGCGCACGAACTCGAGCGCTTCGTCGTCCCCGGCGAGATCGACTCCGTCATCATCTCCCTGCCTGCCGCGATGTCCGAGGCCGTGGCGGCGCTGCGCACGAGCGTGCGGCGGTTGGGCGTGGCGGACCGTTTCTTTCCGACGATCGAGGACCAGCTGGCCGGCGTCGGGCCGCGCAGCCAGTTCGAGATCAACGTGGCCGATCTCATCGGCCGCACGCCGCACCGCATCGACGAGCGGGCAATCGGCGAAGTCATCACCGGCCGTGTCGTGCTGATTACCGGCGCGGGCGGGTCCATTGGCTCGGAACTGGCCCGGCGCTGCGCCGCCTTCAATCCTGCGCAACTCGTCTTGATGGAGCGGTCGGAGAATGCGCTCTTTGAGATTGACCGGCAGATCGCGCGCCTGGCGCCGAATCTCAGCCGCCGGGCGTTGCTGCACGACGTGACCGATGCTTCGCGGACTCTGGCGCTGTGCCGCGAGATCGCCCCGCAGGTCATCTTCCACTCGGCAGCGCACAAGCACGTGCCGATGATGCAGGATCACCCGATCGAGGCGATCCGCAACAACTTCTTCGGCACCGTCTCCATCGCCGATGCGGCGGCGGACTGCGGCTGCGAGCGCTTTGTGATGATCTCGACGGACAAAGCCGTCAATCCCACGTCGATCATGGGTGCGACCAAGCGCCTCGCCGAGCTGTACGTCCAGCACATGAACCAGCAGCACTGCGGCACGATCTTCCGCATGGTGCGATTCGGCAACGTGCTGGCCTCGTCTGGCTCGGTCCTGCCGACATGGGCCGAGCAGATCCGCCAGGGCGGACCGGTGACGGTCACGCACCCGGAGATGACGCGATATTTCATGACCATTCCCGAAGCGGCATCACTGGTGATCCAGGCCGCGGCGCTTGAAGACCGCAAGGGCGGCGAGGTGCTGCTGCTGGACATGGGCGAGCCGATCAGCATCCTCGAACTGGCCCGGCGTTATGTGCGAGCACACGGCCTCGAACCGCGCGTTGAAGACGCGTCCCCGGGGCCGGGGCCATCGCCGCAGACTCCCGGCCACATCTGCATCGTCTTCACTGGCATCCGGCCCGGCGAAAAGCTCTTCGAGGAACTCGCCTGCGACGGTGAGTCGATGCTCCCGACCAGCCATCCGGGAATTCACATCTGGACCATGGCGCCGCCCGCGGCCGAATATGTCGCGGACCTCGTGTGCATGCTCGAAGGCTGCTGCGCGGGCGGCGATGCCGCCGGAGCCGAAGCGACCATCCGTTCGCTGCTTCCCGAGATGGTTCAACAGCCGGTAATCCCCGCCACCGTTCGCAGGCGCAAAGCCGAAGCGGCGGCGGCGTGA